GAAGTTGACTCCGAGTTCTATCGCTCTTCTTATTACCTTTATTGCCTCTTCTTCTCTCACCCTTTGAATAGGTATTCCTCCAAAGGCAATGGGAAAGGCTTCTATGTTTGTTCTTCCTAGTCTTTTCATTTTCATGTTTTATTCCTCCCTAAGAAGATATTATTTGGCTTTTTTCAAGAAGTTTATTATTTCTTCAACATCTGGGAGTTCCCTTATGGGATATATCTTAAAAAATATTATCTTCCCCTCTTCATCAACAATTATGTTTGCTCTTTCAGAAAAGCCGTCGTTTTCTCTAAATATGTTAAACTTTTTGGCGGTTTCTCCATGAGGCCAGAAATCTGATAGAATTTTTAGCTTCTTTAAGCCTAAGCTTTCAGCCCATGCTTTCTTCGAAGGTATTGGATCTACACTTAATCCCACAGGAATGGTGTTCAGTTCTAAGAAATTTTCATAGTTTTTCTCCAGAGACTCCATTTGTTGAGAACAAATTGAGGTCCATGCAAGTGGATGGAAAGAAAGAAGGATTTTCTTTCCTTTGCAGCTGGATAAGGTAAAATCTTCTCTGTTTTGATCCTTTAAGGTAAACTCTGGTGCTAAGCTTCCTATTTCTAAGCCTTTTTGTTTACTCATTTTATCACCTCCGTTTTTAATGTTTTTATCTTATATTCTCTCTCCATGGGAAGCTAGGAGAAATCGCACCGTAAAGTGCATAACTTTTACCACTCATCCATGCCCAATTTTGGTTTCCATAGTCGAAGTGCCACCATTCATCAATATAGTTAGTGAAACCTACGCTTGTTAGTATATGGTACAGTAACCTCCTGTTTTGTAAAGCTTCTATTTCTTTCTCACCAAGCTTTTCACCTTTAAGTATTAATTCCTCGAAGTATGTAGTTCTAGATATTTCGGTGGAATCATCGTATTCTGTTCCCATGTAAAGTAACCTTCCGTATTCATCTGCTATTGTTAAGTCTATGGCTCCTCCGGTATTGTGAGGTGAGGGTTTTTTAGGGTCTGTTGATGGTAAAGCTACGAATTTTAGTGTCAGGTTCGTTAACTCTTCTTCGTTTAGGTTTGGATATTGAGTTTTAAACTTTTCTCTTAAGATGTTAAACAGCGACTGTTGAACTTTTATAGGTCTCCAGGCGTCTAGAATAACGAGCTTGTGCCCATCTGGTAGCAAAAGGGATGCTTCTATTAGTTTTCTGTAAACTCCCTCACGGGCGTAACATTCTGGTAAGGCTCCTTCGATCCCTTGGATGAAGTATTGGGGTCTAACTAATATTTTTTCGGGAAATAAACTT
The Synergistota bacterium genome window above contains:
- a CDS encoding peroxiredoxin; protein product: MSKQKGLEIGSLAPEFTLKDQNREDFTLSSCKGKKILLSFHPLAWTSICSQQMESLEKNYENFLELNTIPVGLSVDPIPSKKAWAESLGLKKLKILSDFWPHGETAKKFNIFRENDGFSERANIIVDEEGKIIFFKIYPIRELPDVEEIINFLKKAK
- a CDS encoding M15 family metallopeptidase, translating into MSTSILKSIPIPIPKVEWEWKSVKSKEIRENGEKLVPLSLFPEKILVRPQYFIQGIEGALPECYAREGVYRKLIEASLLLPDGHKLVILDAWRPIKVQQSLFNILREKFKTQYPNLNEEELTNLTLKFVALPSTDPKKPSPHNTGGAIDLTIADEYGRLLYMGTEYDDSTEISRTTYFEELILKGEKLGEKEIEALQNRRLLYHILTSVGFTNYIDEWWHFDYGNQNWAWMSGKSYALYGAISPSFPWRENIR